From one Flavobacterium kingsejongi genomic stretch:
- a CDS encoding helix-turn-helix domain-containing protein — protein MENAIEPADYALKFINQTQRSLFLTGKAGTGKTTLLRKIIESTHKNVVVVAPTGIAALNAGGVTIHSMFQLPFAGFIPEYSNPPSFDRVKFETKNTLHRHFMHTNSRRKAIFNAMELLIIDEVSMLRADLLDAIDFVLKSLRKNNRPFGGVQVLFIGDLFQLPPIVKQEEWAFLKNYYKSIFFFSAHVIRDNPLLYIELTKIYRQKDPRFITVLNNLRNNRITKEDLSVLNQFVEPNFDTRKNKGYITLTTHNAKADEINAKELELLEAKAYSYEAEITDDFPAQLFPIDMKLELKVGAQVMFVKNDLSMDKNYYNGKTGVIQSLYEGEIRVYFPAEDKTIEVDRYEWQNIKYSLDENTREIKEEVLGTFVHYPLKLAWAITVHKSQGLTFDKAILDVSQVFAPGQAYVALSRLRSLGGLILLSEMRMNGISNDDDVMQYANTKTEDRHLEQTLRIETRVFLFNYLRNAFEWRDLADQWDLHKNTYATSGSKSEKMKHAKWGAAQANAFRTLIEPSQKFLNQLESLFRKQDFDLDFIAERVEAAYTYFFKSLDGIVYSLLKKKDEVKNQKKVKAFYEEIVEIEELQIEAVLQLMRARLMLRQVLAGKEITRDSVRSEEISMYKPWKLKVIRDAGRQSSNLLESPEESQDNEAPIEVTRNKTTSPKESRKTTVEMSLELWKEHKNINQIAQLRKLSVTTVYGHFVKLVASGDIPIERMLPEAKIAVLATIFDENEDHSAGMLKEKYGDEFTWNELKIYRAAREFIAKGTPQKEQA, from the coding sequence ATGGAAAATGCGATTGAGCCTGCTGATTATGCGCTGAAATTTATCAATCAGACCCAGCGTTCTCTTTTCCTGACAGGAAAAGCCGGCACAGGAAAGACAACATTATTGCGAAAAATAATTGAGTCCACACATAAAAATGTAGTGGTGGTGGCACCTACAGGGATAGCTGCCCTGAATGCAGGTGGTGTAACCATACATTCGATGTTTCAATTGCCTTTTGCCGGATTTATTCCCGAATATTCTAATCCGCCCAGTTTTGACAGGGTAAAATTTGAGACCAAAAATACGCTCCACCGGCACTTTATGCATACCAATTCCAGGCGAAAGGCCATTTTTAATGCTATGGAATTGTTGATTATTGATGAAGTTAGTATGCTACGCGCCGATCTGCTGGATGCTATTGACTTTGTCTTAAAAAGCCTCCGCAAGAACAACCGGCCTTTTGGAGGAGTTCAGGTGCTTTTTATAGGAGATCTGTTTCAGTTGCCACCAATTGTAAAGCAGGAAGAATGGGCCTTTCTTAAAAATTATTATAAGAGCATTTTCTTTTTTAGCGCGCATGTAATACGGGATAACCCATTGTTATATATTGAGTTAACCAAGATATACCGTCAGAAAGATCCTCGTTTTATTACTGTTTTGAACAACCTTCGAAATAACCGGATCACGAAAGAGGACCTGAGTGTGCTCAATCAATTTGTGGAGCCTAATTTTGATACCCGTAAAAACAAAGGATACATTACGTTGACGACGCATAATGCTAAGGCAGATGAGATTAATGCGAAAGAACTCGAATTGCTCGAGGCTAAAGCCTATAGTTACGAAGCAGAGATTACAGATGATTTTCCAGCCCAACTGTTTCCAATTGATATGAAACTGGAATTAAAAGTAGGGGCGCAGGTTATGTTTGTTAAGAACGACCTGTCGATGGACAAAAATTATTACAACGGAAAAACAGGAGTAATCCAGTCCTTGTATGAAGGCGAAATACGGGTTTATTTTCCTGCGGAAGATAAAACCATCGAGGTGGATCGTTATGAATGGCAGAACATTAAGTATTCGCTGGACGAAAATACCCGCGAAATAAAAGAAGAGGTTTTAGGCACTTTTGTGCATTATCCATTGAAACTGGCGTGGGCAATCACGGTGCATAAGAGTCAGGGGCTTACTTTTGATAAAGCTATTCTCGATGTATCGCAGGTTTTTGCGCCTGGGCAGGCCTATGTGGCTCTTTCGCGTTTGCGTTCATTAGGAGGCTTAATTTTGCTTTCTGAGATGCGTATGAATGGCATTAGCAATGATGATGACGTGATGCAATATGCGAATACAAAAACGGAAGACAGGCATCTCGAGCAAACCCTTCGAATTGAAACCCGTGTATTTTTGTTCAATTACCTCCGGAATGCCTTTGAATGGCGGGATTTGGCTGATCAGTGGGACCTGCATAAAAATACCTATGCCACTTCAGGATCCAAATCGGAAAAAATGAAACATGCCAAATGGGGTGCAGCGCAGGCAAATGCTTTTCGGACGTTGATAGAACCCTCCCAAAAATTCCTGAACCAGCTGGAATCACTCTTCCGAAAACAGGATTTTGACCTGGATTTTATTGCAGAAAGGGTAGAAGCGGCTTATACTTATTTCTTTAAATCGCTGGACGGGATCGTGTACAGTTTGCTAAAGAAAAAAGATGAAGTAAAAAACCAGAAAAAGGTTAAGGCCTTTTATGAAGAAATTGTTGAAATCGAAGAACTGCAGATTGAGGCAGTTTTGCAGCTGATGCGTGCCCGGCTTATGTTGCGTCAGGTATTGGCAGGCAAAGAAATAACTCGGGATTCGGTGCGTAGCGAAGAAATCAGCATGTACAAACCTTGGAAATTAAAGGTAATTCGTGATGCCGGTAGGCAAAGTTCAAATCTGTTGGAAAGCCCAGAGGAAAGTCAGGATAACGAAGCTCCTATTGAAGTAACGCGAAATAAAACCACCAGCCCGAAAGAATCCCGGAAAACGACGGTCGAGATGTCGTTGGAATTATGGAAAGAACATAAAAATATAAACCAGATTGCACAGTTAAGAAAGCTTTCGGTTACCACAGTATACGGTCATTTTGTCAAATTGGTAGCATCGGGTGATATACCCATAGAACGTATGCTTCCCGAGGCAAAGATTGCAGTGTTGGCAACAATATTTGACGAAAATGAAGACCATTCAGCCGGAATGCTAAAGGAAAAGTATGGTGATGAATTTACTTGGAATGAATTGAAAATCTATCGGGCAGCCCGGGAGTTTATTGCAAAAGGTACACCCCAAAAAGAGCAGGCATAA
- a CDS encoding glycoside hydrolase family 5 protein, which produces MKAIVKIAILGCICTSALQAQQSGMPGTQAEFWNQQRKGANMFNAHPVTPTDFEAAAEYGIAFIRLSPSKYTNGRPKKEKGNFLLGPKENPVTVPVAADLKLLIAQLDAAEKAHEKVIVTLLSLPYSRWSQHNKGVEERAMWNDFKKQDSAIVFLQNLAFAIKDHPAVVGLNLRNEPSPERTGIQLKDWYTGDYAQWERQIRDTPQDLNQFYAKAVAAIRKVAPQLLLVLDSGFHAQPHAFKILKSIPNDPAILYSFHLYSPWPFPYSDAGKYRYPGLFETGEEKGAAAIYWDKNTVETFLKPVRDWQKQYGIPDNRILVGEFGVNRHGAGAEEYLQDLITVFNAYHWHWAFYSFREDEWDIMDYELGAGRTPASYWENQKSGKPQDYSKTVSNPLFDVIRADLKH; this is translated from the coding sequence ATGAAAGCAATAGTGAAAATCGCAATTTTGGGATGCATTTGCACCAGTGCCCTGCAAGCACAGCAAAGTGGAATGCCTGGAACTCAGGCTGAATTTTGGAACCAACAGCGTAAGGGAGCGAATATGTTTAACGCACATCCGGTAACACCGACTGATTTTGAAGCCGCAGCGGAATATGGGATCGCATTTATCCGGCTGTCGCCCAGTAAGTATACCAATGGGCGTCCGAAGAAAGAAAAAGGAAATTTCCTGTTGGGTCCCAAAGAGAACCCTGTTACTGTGCCTGTTGCAGCAGACCTGAAATTGTTGATTGCCCAACTGGATGCTGCCGAAAAAGCACATGAAAAAGTAATTGTGACGTTGCTGAGCCTACCATATTCGCGATGGAGCCAGCATAATAAAGGCGTAGAGGAAAGGGCGATGTGGAATGATTTTAAAAAACAGGATTCGGCAATTGTTTTCCTGCAAAACCTCGCATTCGCAATCAAAGACCATCCGGCGGTAGTAGGCCTTAACCTGCGCAATGAACCTTCGCCCGAACGTACCGGAATCCAGCTGAAAGATTGGTATACGGGAGATTACGCGCAATGGGAGCGCCAGATCAGGGATACTCCACAGGACCTGAACCAGTTTTATGCGAAGGCAGTAGCGGCCATCCGAAAAGTAGCCCCGCAACTATTATTGGTGCTGGATAGCGGTTTTCATGCCCAGCCGCATGCATTTAAAATTTTGAAGTCTATTCCGAATGATCCTGCAATCCTGTATTCTTTCCACCTGTATTCCCCCTGGCCTTTTCCGTATAGTGATGCCGGGAAGTACCGCTATCCCGGGCTGTTTGAAACCGGAGAGGAAAAAGGGGCCGCCGCAATCTACTGGGATAAAAATACTGTCGAAACCTTTTTAAAACCCGTACGGGATTGGCAAAAACAGTACGGAATCCCGGATAACCGTATTCTCGTCGGAGAATTTGGGGTCAATCGCCACGGGGCAGGAGCAGAGGAATACCTCCAAGATCTTATCACTGTTTTTAATGCTTATCACTGGCATTGGGCTTTTTATAGTTTCCGGGAAGATGAATGGGATATTATGGATTATGAACTGGGTGCGGGAAGGACTCCGGCATCTTATTGGGAAAACCAAAAATCAGGTAAACCGCAGGACTATAGTAAAACCGTTTCCAATCCATTGTTTGATGTAATCCGGGCCGATTTAAAGCATTAA
- a CDS encoding gliding motility-associated C-terminal domain-containing protein: MNKIRHYVCLILMGCPTVVFAQNININAPTYLFTQVCASPGQNNYNVQIPFTNPENLGAGNVFTLELSDDTGSFANAIPLGTSTATTSPAAVSFALPVTTLGGSYRIRARSSAPTAVGISSGSFYAHYLIFNQPFFINGLVQNVTICAGSDYTITVDYNGDASSPVHYSGLTYKWYKGSSIIPGAVNPSLTVTEAGSYYATIDYGNCPGSAYSNAVNIIVVPGLTPVIDSGGPPGAICPDSPAVLTCSVQDPTYAYQWYRDAFPISGATTFAYTAAVAGAYYVTVDNSSCTAQSNSIDLAVQDIMVTVDTPGTTIILPGEEKILTATTDAQSPEYQWYRNNSPIDGETSNVLTISQSGDYKISVRQTVGCLIEKDALISIEAPSGFMLTVAHEGDYMECDSTSDLLSIETFKAVTPMGEVDLIGQDIGASYEWLKNDVPVSGATAENYLVAVADDNDQYNLSITVPNYTTISSNYVDVKLKIDDTVTISTTDAYCDGSSSLTLHSSITTPEYTYNWFRDGADTAIGNETTLVINTPGTYRLEVAFNGCILESNALAITPFDASQVTADAPDSFSINEGDSRTVTAAGAQLYAWFKGAVQLSNSASLTISEEGTYLLRATSGSCETTKIFQVTVNDNTNLGNVLIPNVVTPNGDGINDQWILPNAYVNNPEVEVVIHNSNGEVVFRTFSYQNNWPVSSMVYSHKNNVFYYKIFKNGKSIRQGSITIIQ, translated from the coding sequence ATGAATAAGATCAGACACTACGTGTGCCTCATTCTGATGGGTTGCCCCACTGTTGTTTTTGCACAAAATATTAATATTAACGCTCCAACATATCTTTTCACGCAGGTCTGTGCCTCGCCGGGACAAAATAACTATAATGTGCAGATTCCTTTTACGAATCCGGAAAACCTCGGGGCAGGGAATGTTTTTACCCTGGAACTCTCCGATGATACCGGAAGTTTTGCAAATGCCATACCGTTGGGAACCAGTACAGCGACGACTAGTCCGGCTGCCGTATCTTTTGCATTGCCGGTTACCACATTGGGCGGCAGTTACAGGATCCGGGCCCGGAGTTCAGCACCCACTGCGGTTGGAATATCCAGTGGTTCTTTTTATGCCCATTACCTCATATTCAACCAGCCCTTTTTTATCAATGGACTGGTACAGAATGTAACGATTTGTGCGGGATCAGATTACACCATTACAGTCGACTATAACGGGGATGCCTCTTCGCCAGTGCATTATTCCGGATTAACATACAAATGGTACAAAGGGAGCAGTATAATTCCCGGCGCGGTTAATCCGTCGCTTACCGTAACCGAAGCCGGTTCATATTATGCCACCATTGATTATGGGAATTGTCCCGGAAGTGCCTATTCCAATGCGGTGAATATAATAGTGGTACCCGGATTGACACCCGTAATAGATTCAGGTGGGCCACCGGGTGCAATCTGCCCGGACAGCCCTGCAGTCCTGACCTGCTCGGTACAGGATCCCACTTATGCCTATCAATGGTACAGGGATGCGTTTCCCATTAGCGGAGCCACAACCTTTGCTTATACAGCAGCAGTAGCAGGAGCCTATTATGTCACGGTCGACAATTCCAGCTGTACTGCCCAATCCAATTCGATTGACCTGGCAGTGCAGGATATCATGGTTACGGTAGATACCCCGGGCACAACCATTATACTGCCGGGAGAAGAGAAAATACTCACGGCCACTACGGATGCACAATCACCCGAATACCAATGGTATCGCAATAACAGCCCGATCGATGGTGAAACGTCAAATGTGCTGACCATCAGTCAGTCAGGAGATTATAAAATTAGCGTCCGCCAAACCGTCGGGTGCCTCATAGAAAAAGACGCTTTGATCAGTATTGAAGCACCTTCCGGATTTATGCTGACAGTGGCTCATGAAGGAGACTATATGGAATGTGATTCCACTTCGGATCTTTTGAGTATTGAAACGTTTAAAGCCGTTACCCCTATGGGTGAGGTTGATTTGATAGGGCAGGACATAGGAGCTTCCTATGAATGGCTGAAAAATGACGTGCCGGTATCCGGTGCTACAGCTGAAAATTACCTGGTAGCCGTCGCCGATGATAATGACCAGTATAACCTGAGTATTACAGTGCCTAATTATACCACAATAAGTTCCAATTACGTGGACGTAAAATTAAAAATTGATGATACCGTAACGATCTCAACGACCGATGCCTATTGTGACGGCAGTTCGAGTCTGACGCTCCACAGTTCGATCACAACCCCCGAATACACATACAACTGGTTCCGGGATGGTGCCGACACTGCAATAGGCAATGAAACGACTTTGGTTATCAATACTCCGGGAACCTACCGATTGGAAGTCGCCTTTAATGGCTGTATCTTGGAATCCAATGCATTGGCAATAACACCTTTTGATGCTTCACAGGTAACGGCAGATGCACCGGATAGCTTTAGCATTAACGAAGGAGATTCCCGTACCGTAACGGCAGCGGGGGCGCAATTGTATGCCTGGTTTAAAGGTGCTGTACAGCTATCGAATTCCGCATCGCTGACAATTTCAGAGGAAGGTACGTATCTCCTTAGGGCGACCTCGGGAAGTTGTGAGACCACAAAAATATTCCAGGTAACAGTGAACGATAATACCAATCTCGGAAACGTGTTGATCCCTAATGTGGTGACACCCAATGGAGACGGTATTAATGACCAGTGGATACTACCCAATGCGTATGTGAATAATCCTGAGGTAGAAGTCGTGATCCATAACAGCAACGGGGAAGTTGTATTCCGGACCTTTAGCTATCAAAACAACTGGCCAGTCTCTTCGATGGTATACAGCCATAAAAACAACGTGTTTTACTATAAGATTTTCAAAAATGGTAAATCCATTAGACAAGGTTCTATTACCATAATTCAATAA
- the holB gene encoding DNA polymerase III subunit delta' codes for MQFSEILGQEYIKKHLTTSAEAGRIPHAQLFVGPEGSGTLPMAIAYAQYILCQNTEGENTGGNESCNLKFNAAAHPDLHFIYPIATNDEVKSRPTSAAFMKYWREFITTTPYGGLFDWYKLIGIQNKQGQIGVDDALEVVKSLSLKSYEGGYKVMIVWMADKMNIASANKLLKIIEEPPAKTLFILISENEEDIIQTIRSRCQTLHFNGLSESVIAQQLIQQKGMEATAAKKIAHQAQGNYTKALHLLHQDSDELPFEEWFVMWVRAAFRAKGNAAAIQDLIVWSENVAGLGREAQKKFLHFCIEMFRQALLQNYQTRELVFMEPKVEKFKLENFAPFVNGGNINDIFKELSDAIYHIERNGNAKIILTDLSIKLTRLIHKK; via the coding sequence ATGCAGTTTTCAGAAATTTTAGGACAGGAATACATTAAAAAACACCTTACTACCAGTGCCGAGGCAGGCCGTATTCCGCATGCCCAGCTTTTTGTAGGGCCGGAAGGAAGCGGTACACTCCCTATGGCGATTGCCTATGCGCAATATATTTTATGCCAGAACACAGAAGGGGAAAATACAGGAGGAAATGAATCCTGCAACCTGAAATTCAATGCCGCTGCACATCCCGATTTGCATTTTATTTATCCTATTGCAACCAATGATGAAGTGAAAAGCCGCCCTACCAGTGCTGCTTTCATGAAGTATTGGCGGGAATTCATCACAACCACACCCTATGGAGGCCTTTTTGACTGGTACAAACTCATTGGCATCCAAAACAAACAAGGACAGATTGGTGTGGATGACGCGCTGGAAGTAGTAAAATCGCTTTCGCTAAAATCGTATGAAGGAGGCTATAAAGTCATGATTGTATGGATGGCCGATAAAATGAATATCGCTTCTGCAAACAAGCTATTGAAAATCATCGAAGAACCACCTGCAAAAACGCTCTTTATACTGATTTCAGAAAATGAAGAAGATATTATCCAAACGATTCGTTCCCGATGCCAAACGCTTCACTTTAATGGCCTTAGCGAAAGTGTAATCGCACAACAGCTGATCCAGCAAAAGGGTATGGAAGCTACGGCTGCCAAGAAAATAGCCCATCAGGCGCAGGGAAATTACACCAAAGCCCTGCACTTACTGCATCAGGATAGTGACGAGCTGCCTTTTGAGGAATGGTTTGTAATGTGGGTTCGTGCTGCCTTTCGGGCAAAAGGAAATGCTGCTGCAATCCAGGACCTGATTGTATGGAGTGAAAATGTGGCTGGACTGGGCCGTGAAGCGCAAAAAAAATTCCTGCATTTTTGTATTGAAATGTTCCGACAGGCATTGCTGCAGAACTATCAGACACGCGAGCTGGTTTTTATGGAGCCCAAAGTGGAAAAATTCAAACTGGAAAATTTTGCCCCTTTTGTAAATGGTGGCAATATCAATGACATTTTCAAGGAGTTATCCGATGCCATTTATCACATTGAGCGCAATGGAAATGCCAAAATTATACTGACTGATTTATCTATAAAATTGACTCGTTTAATCCATAAAAAATAA
- a CDS encoding OmpH family outer membrane protein, which produces MKKTILFIALALTIISCDKKTEVSGEEKTAYIDTSKLLDEYTQAKDIEAKYKAKSEQMGKELDLEIKNFQSDAANFQRNAQANGQAWAQQNGAALQKREQELTYKQQAMMQQLQRESGAEMDTLVKSVKLYIKEYGKQKGYGYIYGTGESATILYAKDKYDITEEVVTAINEKFKKDGRLVAPEALKTDDKKEEKK; this is translated from the coding sequence ATGAAAAAAACAATTTTATTTATTGCACTTGCATTGACAATTATTTCTTGTGATAAGAAAACAGAAGTTAGTGGTGAAGAAAAAACTGCTTATATCGATACATCTAAATTATTAGATGAATACACACAGGCAAAAGACATTGAAGCAAAATATAAGGCGAAATCAGAACAGATGGGTAAAGAACTTGATTTAGAAATCAAGAATTTCCAGTCAGATGCTGCTAATTTCCAAAGAAATGCACAAGCAAACGGACAAGCTTGGGCGCAACAAAATGGTGCTGCTCTGCAAAAAAGAGAGCAGGAACTTACCTACAAGCAACAAGCGATGATGCAACAATTGCAACGTGAAAGTGGAGCAGAAATGGATACACTGGTAAAATCAGTAAAATTGTACATCAAGGAATATGGCAAACAAAAAGGATATGGTTACATCTACGGTACAGGAGAATCAGCAACGATCCTTTATGCTAAAGACAAATATGATATTACTGAAGAAGTCGTAACAGCGATCAACGAGAAGTTTAAGAAAGATGGGCGTTTAGTTGCTCCGGAAGCCTTAAAAACAGATGATAAGAAAGAAGAAAAAAAATAA
- a CDS encoding thiamine diphosphokinase yields MSSHHIVRDDQEPALIIANGAACSKELLGQLLEWSPIVIVLDSAIERVLELGIKVDVLLGDFDNGFDPHLYAAQQYPMKIVHTPDQDKTDLEKAFDYLITNAIPAVNVVWATGKRADHTITNLTNIVRFRNLLKIVILDDHSKIFQLPPTFRKWYPKGSPISLIPVGVASGITTANLKYPLDNETLTIGYRTGSSNEALEDGIVTITHTSGDLLLMECFD; encoded by the coding sequence ATGTCCTCTCACCATATCGTACGCGACGACCAGGAACCTGCATTAATTATTGCTAATGGTGCTGCCTGCAGCAAGGAACTATTAGGGCAGTTACTGGAATGGTCTCCTATTGTGATTGTATTGGATTCTGCCATTGAGCGTGTATTGGAGCTCGGCATTAAAGTAGATGTGCTTTTGGGTGATTTTGACAACGGATTTGATCCGCATTTGTATGCAGCCCAGCAATATCCTATGAAGATTGTCCATACGCCAGACCAGGATAAAACGGATTTGGAAAAAGCATTTGATTATTTGATTACCAATGCCATTCCGGCTGTCAATGTGGTGTGGGCCACCGGAAAAAGAGCTGACCACACCATCACTAACCTGACCAATATTGTACGGTTTCGCAACCTGCTGAAAATTGTGATCCTGGATGACCATTCGAAGATTTTCCAGCTGCCGCCCACCTTCCGGAAATGGTATCCAAAAGGCAGCCCGATTTCATTAATCCCTGTAGGGGTTGCTTCGGGAATTACTACAGCGAACCTCAAATATCCTCTTGACAATGAAACCCTGACGATAGGCTACCGAACCGGAAGCAGCAACGAAGCACTGGAAGATGGCATTGTGACGATTACACACACTTCGGGCGACTTACTGCTTATGGAGTGCTTTGATTAA
- a CDS encoding DoxX family membrane protein, translating into MNFAVLLVLLFLAVTFLQSGYDKIMDWQGNIGWLKGHFSSTFIRNQVPSALGVVLVLEMIAGILCLVGVVENLMGTGTVFGLSACVLSCVTLGILLFGQRIAKDYDGARTIVIYFMPALFGVYLLQ; encoded by the coding sequence ATGAATTTTGCTGTACTTTTGGTTTTGCTGTTTTTAGCGGTTACTTTCTTACAATCCGGTTATGATAAGATCATGGACTGGCAGGGCAATATTGGATGGCTCAAAGGGCATTTTTCCAGTACTTTTATCCGGAATCAGGTACCTTCAGCATTAGGGGTTGTTTTGGTACTTGAAATGATCGCCGGGATTCTTTGCTTAGTGGGCGTAGTGGAAAATTTAATGGGCACTGGTACGGTTTTCGGGCTTTCCGCCTGCGTATTATCCTGTGTTACATTAGGAATCCTGTTATTCGGACAGCGTATTGCAAAAGATTACGACGGCGCGAGAACCATCGTAATCTACTTTATGCCTGCTCTTTTTGGGGTGTACCTTTTGCAATAA